The following proteins come from a genomic window of Terribacillus aidingensis:
- the addA gene encoding helicase-exonuclease AddAB subunit AddA, which produces MVKWTDEQQLAIDAKGHDILVAAAAGSGKTAVLVERIIQKLVNQTDPVDIDQLLVVTFTNAAAQEMRSRIGTALEKALEANPSSQHLRKQLSLLQNASISTLHSFCLDVVRKYAYLLDLDPGFRIADDLEADLIRQEVIGELLEEWYGKEGEEQAAFFGVVDRFSNDRNDLEVEDLILKLYDFATQNPYPEAWLDQMAELYNVSAIQDENELPWLQVLKREANDQLQAMLQEADQGLALTREPDGPYHYAETFEAERKFIAEAKLLVEGSWNDAVNFIKEQSFGRLSGKKIECDDMKKSQAKALRDSYKKRWGKLAGDWFARKLEVYLTDMLELYPSIQQLALLVKQFRSRYQLEKRERALVDFSDLEHFCLEVLIDENSTPEQIIPSSIAESYQNRFKELLLDEYQDTNLVQETLVTLISDRSGSGNMFMVGDVKQSIYRFRHAEPTLFLNKYKAFSDPEHPAMRIDLASNFRSRQQVLDGANYIFRQLFSEDVGEMEYEKEAELIYANKMYDDLKQDDTDVELVIINRDGTEEAEDAETDTEMVEDLEKAQLEGRAYSRMIQQWIGHDGQDAMKVVDKSTQQQRDIQYRDIVILLRSMTWAPAIVEELKQRGIPVYAELSTGYLEAIEIKVMMSVLKIIDNPLQDIPFAAVLRSPIIGLKEDDLAKIRLADQRSSYYEAARAYVRTANDEISIKIERLLEWLRSWRMEARQGALSALIWSIMRETGYYDFVGGIPGGRQRQANLRALYDRARNYENTSFRGLFRFVKFIERMEERGDDLGAAKALGEQEDVVRIMTIHKSKGLEFPVVITGAMDKTFNQQDLRERYLLHKDLGFGSKYIDPVKRLMYPTLIYHALKAEKQRESLAEEMRVLYVALTRAKEKLVMVGNVASLEKKLQKWRQIADHPSWVLPSHYRLEATSYLDWVAPALMRHEQAMELRAEELSQHLPTEITADSSQWRIRIQESRDYLTSEEQEEEANQELLQRITDWNPGEEDPDWKEEVENRLTYHYPHTEATRFRAKQTVTEIKRQREIRDSYSDSGVVNRIQQRAPISSRPRFLQEAKELTPAERGSAVHAVLQQLDIRREWDKKKLEEFLFELVDKEFLQQEAAASIDVERILDFLESPIADRIRRAEHFYRETPFTLALPANELYNDWTGAASDRVVVQGVVDQILVEEDGLVLLDYKTDSLYGEDPNRRAEILTEKYRVQIELYAKAIERIWKKPVKERYLYFFDKGLLRQV; this is translated from the coding sequence ATGGTAAAGTGGACTGATGAACAGCAGCTGGCTATTGACGCCAAAGGACATGATATCTTAGTCGCAGCCGCAGCTGGTTCAGGGAAGACGGCTGTTCTCGTTGAACGGATTATCCAAAAGCTTGTGAATCAAACTGACCCGGTCGATATCGATCAGCTGCTAGTCGTGACTTTCACAAATGCAGCTGCACAAGAGATGCGCAGTCGGATCGGAACGGCGCTCGAAAAGGCTTTGGAGGCGAATCCTTCTTCGCAGCATCTTCGCAAGCAGCTGTCATTACTTCAGAATGCTTCCATTTCCACGCTCCACTCATTCTGCCTGGACGTTGTACGTAAATATGCGTATTTGCTGGATCTGGATCCAGGTTTCCGTATTGCAGATGACTTGGAAGCAGATTTGATCCGTCAGGAAGTAATCGGGGAGCTGCTGGAGGAATGGTACGGTAAGGAAGGCGAAGAGCAAGCAGCTTTCTTTGGCGTTGTTGATCGTTTCAGTAATGACCGCAATGACCTGGAAGTGGAAGATCTTATTCTGAAATTATATGATTTCGCTACCCAGAATCCATACCCAGAGGCTTGGCTCGATCAGATGGCAGAATTGTATAATGTGTCTGCTATACAGGATGAGAATGAGCTGCCTTGGCTGCAAGTGCTGAAGCGTGAAGCAAACGATCAGCTGCAGGCGATGCTGCAGGAAGCAGACCAGGGGCTCGCGCTCACACGCGAACCGGATGGGCCGTATCATTACGCAGAAACATTCGAGGCTGAAAGAAAGTTCATCGCCGAAGCGAAGCTCCTTGTGGAAGGCAGCTGGAATGACGCTGTAAATTTCATCAAAGAGCAATCATTCGGCAGACTTTCCGGTAAAAAGATTGAATGTGATGACATGAAAAAATCGCAGGCAAAAGCGCTGAGAGATTCTTATAAGAAGAGATGGGGCAAGCTTGCTGGCGATTGGTTTGCTAGGAAGCTCGAAGTCTATTTAACGGATATGCTCGAGCTTTATCCGTCAATCCAGCAGCTCGCATTGCTCGTCAAGCAATTCCGCAGCCGTTATCAGTTGGAGAAACGGGAGCGGGCTTTAGTCGATTTCTCAGATCTGGAGCATTTTTGCCTTGAGGTGCTGATTGATGAGAACAGCACACCGGAACAGATCATTCCCTCAAGCATTGCGGAAAGCTATCAGAACCGGTTCAAGGAACTATTATTGGATGAATACCAGGATACAAACCTTGTACAGGAAACACTTGTTACATTGATTTCTGACCGTTCAGGAAGCGGTAATATGTTCATGGTTGGAGATGTCAAACAAAGTATCTACCGTTTCCGTCATGCGGAACCAACATTATTCCTGAATAAATACAAGGCTTTTTCTGACCCGGAACATCCTGCTATGCGCATTGATTTGGCAAGTAACTTCCGCAGCCGGCAGCAAGTACTGGACGGAGCGAATTATATTTTCAGGCAGCTTTTCTCAGAAGACGTTGGGGAAATGGAGTATGAAAAAGAAGCGGAACTCATCTATGCAAACAAAATGTATGATGATTTGAAACAGGATGATACCGACGTCGAACTAGTCATCATCAATCGCGACGGTACCGAAGAAGCTGAAGATGCTGAGACGGACACCGAAATGGTGGAGGACCTGGAGAAGGCACAGCTGGAAGGTCGTGCATACAGCAGGATGATTCAGCAATGGATTGGTCACGATGGCCAGGATGCGATGAAGGTTGTCGATAAATCGACACAGCAGCAGCGTGATATTCAGTATCGGGATATTGTTATCCTGCTGCGATCTATGACATGGGCACCGGCAATCGTGGAAGAACTGAAGCAGCGGGGCATTCCGGTATACGCAGAGCTTTCAACGGGCTATCTGGAAGCCATTGAGATCAAAGTGATGATGAGTGTGCTGAAAATCATTGATAACCCGCTTCAGGACATACCGTTCGCTGCCGTTTTGCGTTCTCCTATCATTGGTCTGAAGGAAGACGATCTTGCCAAAATAAGACTCGCAGATCAGCGAAGCAGCTATTACGAAGCGGCTAGGGCCTATGTTCGGACTGCGAATGATGAGATTTCTATCAAAATCGAACGGCTGCTGGAATGGCTTCGCTCTTGGAGAATGGAAGCAAGACAGGGAGCATTGTCAGCATTGATTTGGTCGATCATGAGGGAGACAGGCTACTATGATTTTGTCGGCGGTATACCAGGCGGACGACAGCGTCAGGCGAATCTTCGTGCCCTTTATGATCGAGCTAGAAACTATGAAAATACATCATTCCGCGGACTGTTCCGCTTTGTGAAGTTCATCGAACGTATGGAAGAACGCGGAGATGATTTAGGAGCTGCGAAGGCTTTAGGTGAACAGGAAGACGTCGTTCGGATTATGACGATTCATAAAAGTAAGGGGCTTGAGTTTCCAGTCGTCATCACTGGTGCGATGGATAAAACATTCAACCAGCAGGATTTGAGGGAACGTTATTTGCTGCATAAAGATCTAGGATTTGGCAGTAAATACATTGATCCAGTGAAAAGGCTTATGTATCCTACATTGATTTACCATGCATTAAAGGCAGAGAAACAGCGGGAATCACTAGCAGAAGAAATGCGCGTACTTTATGTTGCTTTGACACGTGCAAAAGAAAAACTGGTCATGGTCGGCAATGTCGCATCATTAGAGAAAAAGCTGCAAAAGTGGCGTCAAATTGCTGATCATCCGTCATGGGTGCTGCCGTCGCATTATCGACTGGAAGCAACCTCCTATTTGGATTGGGTGGCACCTGCGCTAATGCGTCATGAACAAGCAATGGAACTGAGAGCAGAAGAGCTATCACAGCACCTGCCGACAGAAATCACAGCAGATAGTTCCCAGTGGCGAATCCGTATCCAAGAAAGCAGAGATTATCTAACTTCTGAGGAACAGGAAGAAGAAGCTAACCAAGAGCTGCTTCAACGTATCACTGACTGGAATCCGGGTGAAGAGGATCCGGATTGGAAGGAAGAAGTGGAAAACCGGCTGACTTATCATTATCCGCATACAGAGGCGACAAGGTTCCGGGCAAAGCAGACAGTAACGGAAATTAAGCGCCAGCGGGAAATACGGGACAGCTATAGTGATAGTGGTGTAGTGAACCGTATCCAGCAAAGAGCACCGATTTCAAGCAGACCACGTTTCCTGCAGGAAGCGAAGGAACTTACACCGGCAGAACGAGGCAGTGCGGTCCATGCTGTCCTGCAGCAGCTTGATATCCGAAGGGAATGGGATAAGAAGAAACTGGAGGAATTTCTCTTTGAATTGGTAGATAAGGAATTTTTACAGCAAGAAGCTGCCGCATCGATTGATGTGGAGCGGATACT